One genomic region from Ornithinimicrobium flavum encodes:
- a CDS encoding polysaccharide pyruvyl transferase family protein: MRAFWFDQFPNFGDALTPWLLARAGFMPRLSTARDAQLIGVGSLLEMVPRDYAGAVWGSGLLQGRSVPLPYAKYLAVRGVLTMETQGLERDIALGDPGLLVSKFLPKRRPSVELGIIPHHAQKTANIWEELQQASPGSLLIDPVGSPTKVIGEISRCKRILTSSLHGLITADAYGIPASWVELPTQTLAGGAFKFRDYESVVLPSRNRRLVAESATQVLGQIDEKASTVDAEIVRDTQDQLLRALTNAPHTVSRPWTSW; this comes from the coding sequence CGCCTTCTGGTTCGATCAGTTCCCCAACTTCGGCGACGCGCTCACCCCATGGTTGCTCGCCAGGGCGGGCTTCATGCCTCGGTTGTCGACGGCTCGTGACGCACAGCTCATCGGCGTGGGCAGCCTGCTGGAGATGGTGCCACGAGACTACGCGGGGGCCGTGTGGGGGTCCGGCCTCCTGCAAGGTCGATCCGTGCCGCTACCTTACGCCAAGTACCTAGCGGTCAGGGGCGTGCTCACCATGGAGACGCAGGGGTTGGAGCGAGATATCGCGCTGGGAGACCCAGGGCTTCTGGTCTCAAAATTTCTGCCGAAACGTCGTCCCAGTGTCGAGCTCGGCATCATTCCCCACCACGCACAAAAGACCGCTAACATTTGGGAAGAGTTGCAGCAAGCTAGCCCAGGCTCACTACTCATCGACCCTGTCGGGTCGCCGACTAAAGTCATCGGAGAAATCTCGAGATGCAAGCGGATATTGACTTCTTCGCTGCACGGTCTCATCACCGCAGATGCCTACGGGATACCGGCCTCATGGGTCGAGTTGCCGACGCAGACGCTGGCCGGTGGCGCGTTCAAGTTTCGTGACTACGAGAGCGTGGTCCTGCCATCTCGCAACAGGCGGCTCGTCGCTGAGAGCGCCACTCAGGTGCTCGGTCAGATAGACGAGAAGGCCTCGACCGTGGACGCTGAGATTGTCAGGGATACCCAAGACCAACTGCTGAGGGCTCTCACTAATGCGCCGCACACCGTTTCACGGCCGTGGACGAGTTGGTAG